The following proteins are encoded in a genomic region of Paenibacillus sp. FSL H3-0469:
- a CDS encoding family 78 glycoside hydrolase catalytic domain — protein MMPHQERPATDWTASWIWGGAEDWPRNEWRCFRREFDLASWQGGSAELSITADARYVLYVNGVLCGRGPARSWPEQLSYHMHEVGHLLHSGRNNIAVLVISFGTATFAYVPGRGGLLAQLETVEAAAESGSGSEVRRFVLGTDASWQTAAHGGYERRAPRMSCQLGFAERVDGRRWRPDWASPLMEAELDAAGGPWEPARVIAGPGEGPWTALMPSGIPDLTEQVVWPVRVESLKAVKPAAWTAFLDVRQAMEPGAALHANPVSFAGYAVFTIRAARECEAVIGFANGFGPLQGLNVNGRYYSVRDMEGEQPERYQRVLLRQGDNFAAVELAGTDHGGGLHFGIDCGQPFEVVSPLTGHAEPSPFLLAGPFGLRVHIDHLADSHPLQEYRGFGGDREWDTAACPELGIHEGIRLLPDASGLDAYTDYIRPVEPALTSDCSVFTACVWKSEEVPRPVPVQMHNVCNANPVPAIIGQAQAVSLHQEAGLPPDTELILDFGREWSGYLTFEVEAPAGTIIDCYGFEYYSKGWRQDTYGLDNTLRYICREGRQSYTSPVRRGLRYVMLTVRRAEGPVKLYGCRIFQSNYPAADIGRFHCSDALLNDIWEISRHTTRVCMEDTFVDCPAYEQVFWVGDSRNEALVSYYLFDAADLVKRCLALVPGSAQQTGGLYADQVPSGWSSVIPNWTFFWVTACLEYARHTGDTRFAAGMWPKVRLTLDRYLEHIDSRGLLYIKAWNLLDWAPIEQPNDGVVTHQNAVLLRTLHDAAELAVMGGAAGESGRYREAAAALKEAVNRQLWSEERQAYVDCIYPDAAVSVSFSMQTQVMALLCGAAEGERKEQLIRYLSGPPADFVGIGSPFMAFFYYETLAQAGNVQLMLDDMRGVYGQMIEHEATACWEMYPNFKENRANPKLLTRSHCHAWSAAPGYFLGAWILGVRPAAPGWSRVLISPQPGGLRWAKGAVPLPGGGRIDVEWSIAEEDGASVFRLEVTAPHDTELDIQPPDGFKPQVSVTVL, from the coding sequence ATGATGCCGCATCAAGAACGCCCGGCTACGGACTGGACAGCGTCCTGGATTTGGGGCGGGGCGGAGGATTGGCCGCGCAACGAGTGGCGCTGCTTCCGGCGGGAGTTCGATCTGGCCTCCTGGCAAGGCGGGAGTGCAGAGCTATCCATCACGGCAGATGCCCGGTATGTGCTGTATGTTAACGGCGTGTTATGCGGCCGGGGACCTGCGCGCTCCTGGCCGGAGCAGCTCAGCTATCACATGCATGAGGTCGGCCATCTGCTGCATAGCGGCAGGAATAACATTGCCGTGCTCGTGATCAGCTTCGGAACTGCTACCTTTGCCTATGTTCCGGGCCGGGGCGGCTTACTGGCGCAGCTCGAGACGGTTGAAGCTGCCGCAGAGTCCGGCAGCGGGAGTGAAGTGCGGCGCTTCGTGCTCGGGACGGACGCTTCCTGGCAGACGGCGGCCCACGGCGGTTATGAACGCAGGGCACCGCGGATGTCCTGCCAGCTCGGATTCGCGGAGCGGGTGGACGGACGCCGCTGGCGCCCGGACTGGGCCAGCCCTCTTATGGAGGCGGAGCTTGATGCCGCCGGAGGCCCATGGGAACCGGCACGGGTGATCGCGGGGCCGGGGGAAGGGCCATGGACGGCGCTCATGCCGTCCGGGATTCCTGATCTGACGGAGCAGGTGGTCTGGCCGGTGCGGGTAGAATCGCTGAAGGCGGTCAAGCCCGCCGCCTGGACGGCCTTCCTCGATGTCCGGCAGGCGATGGAGCCCGGCGCGGCACTTCATGCTAATCCGGTATCGTTCGCAGGCTATGCCGTATTTACGATTCGCGCTGCAAGAGAATGCGAAGCCGTAATCGGGTTCGCTAATGGTTTTGGCCCGCTGCAGGGCTTGAACGTTAACGGGCGTTATTACTCTGTCCGGGATATGGAGGGAGAGCAGCCTGAGCGGTACCAGAGGGTGCTTCTCCGTCAGGGGGACAATTTCGCAGCGGTTGAGTTGGCAGGCACGGATCACGGCGGGGGATTACATTTCGGAATCGACTGCGGGCAGCCCTTCGAGGTGGTCTCGCCGCTGACCGGTCATGCCGAGCCGTCGCCCTTCCTGCTTGCCGGCCCGTTTGGGCTGCGCGTCCATATCGATCACCTGGCGGATTCCCATCCGCTGCAGGAATACCGCGGGTTTGGAGGGGACAGGGAATGGGATACCGCAGCTTGTCCGGAGCTCGGTATCCATGAAGGCATCCGGCTCTTGCCGGATGCGTCCGGACTGGATGCTTACACGGATTATATCCGGCCTGTGGAGCCCGCTCTCACCTCGGACTGCTCCGTGTTTACTGCTTGCGTCTGGAAAAGTGAAGAGGTTCCCCGGCCCGTACCTGTGCAAATGCACAATGTGTGTAACGCCAATCCGGTGCCTGCAATCATAGGTCAGGCACAGGCTGTAAGTCTGCATCAGGAGGCCGGGCTCCCGCCCGATACCGAGCTGATCCTCGACTTCGGACGGGAATGGTCCGGTTACCTGACCTTTGAAGTAGAGGCACCGGCCGGTACCATTATCGATTGTTACGGCTTCGAGTATTACAGCAAAGGATGGCGCCAGGACACTTACGGGCTGGACAATACGCTCCGTTATATTTGCCGTGAGGGGCGGCAAAGCTATACATCGCCCGTGCGGCGCGGGCTCCGTTACGTGATGCTAACGGTACGACGAGCGGAGGGGCCGGTGAAGCTCTACGGCTGCCGGATTTTCCAGAGCAACTACCCAGCAGCGGACATCGGCCGCTTCCACTGCTCCGACGCCTTGTTAAACGATATATGGGAAATCAGCCGCCATACCACCCGGGTATGCATGGAGGATACGTTCGTGGATTGCCCCGCCTATGAGCAGGTATTCTGGGTCGGAGACAGCCGGAATGAGGCGTTGGTGAGCTATTATCTCTTCGATGCGGCCGATCTGGTCAAAAGATGCCTTGCGCTCGTTCCCGGCTCTGCGCAGCAGACCGGCGGGCTGTATGCCGACCAGGTTCCGAGCGGCTGGAGCAGCGTAATCCCGAACTGGACGTTCTTCTGGGTTACGGCTTGTCTGGAATATGCCCGGCATACCGGGGACACCCGGTTCGCCGCCGGGATGTGGCCCAAGGTCAGGCTGACGCTGGACCGCTACCTGGAGCATATTGACAGCAGAGGGCTGCTCTATATTAAAGCCTGGAATCTGCTGGACTGGGCACCGATCGAGCAGCCGAACGACGGTGTCGTCACCCATCAGAATGCAGTGCTGCTCCGCACGCTGCACGATGCTGCCGAGCTTGCTGTGATGGGCGGTGCGGCCGGGGAGAGCGGGCGATACCGGGAGGCGGCAGCAGCGTTGAAGGAGGCGGTCAACCGGCAGCTGTGGTCGGAGGAACGGCAGGCTTATGTGGACTGCATTTATCCGGACGCAGCGGTGTCCGTGTCGTTCAGTATGCAGACTCAGGTCATGGCGCTGCTCTGCGGGGCAGCGGAGGGTGAGCGGAAGGAACAGCTTATCCGGTATTTGTCCGGTCCGCCTGCTGATTTTGTGGGGATCGGAAGTCCGTTTATGGCCTTTTTCTACTATGAGACGCTTGCTCAGGCCGGCAATGTGCAGCTGATGCTGGACGATATGCGCGGGGTCTACGGGCAGATGATTGAGCATGAGGCGACGGCCTGCTGGGAGATGTACCCGAATTTCAAGGAGAACCGGGCGAATCCGAAGCTGCTCACCCGCAGCCATTGCCATGCCTGGTCGGCGGCTCCGGGTTATTTCCTGGGAGCCTGGATACTGGGAGTACGCCCGGCAGCGCCAGGCTGGAGCCGGGTACTGATCTCACCTCAGCCGGGCGGTCTCCGCTGGGCCAAGGGTGCAGTTCCGCTGCCTGGCGGCGGCCGGATTGATGTAGAGTGGAGCATCGCGGAGGAGGACGGAGCATCCGTCTTCCGGCTGGAGGTGACCGCTCCGCATGACACCGAGCTCGACATTCAACCCCCGGACGGCTTCAAGCCGCAGGTCTCGGTAACTGTGCTATAG
- a CDS encoding sugar-binding domain-containing protein, which produces MADISCYRPIAGVRYLDEIQDEVYARSSLHGDSLIEAESRMPVRSVAACRADEYPAGEAASAGTLSLSGTWRMKGGAPADPGDPPPNTGWFGRKATAAEGMEEGWYKPGCDRSGWHEVQVPVTVQKALLELGLMKDPFWNANILDELEEHGQPPETPVWFRRTPAETRDWWFARSFELPKEWQGLRLTLSFAGIDYSATVFVNGVSLGHHKGMFGGPELDITGLALFGAPNEVVVRVDQAPQSWNGLLKGSPGFGWHYGHLISMGIWREVLVRAEAELKIADPFVSTVSISPDEAVLSVEYSVVSSQAEPVPVTVQGIIRRQGSPSVNGSVPGLDGKSGEHCFSNEVMVSYGVNRLRTEVRLARPSLWWPSGYGEQALYRLELSPAADGAGTVSEAYTVFGIRTIEMLPAAASEPEAHYRWQFVINGVPMFIKGANWCWPDPLLEQRGELYERLLELARRGHLGMLRAWGGGLVEGGMFYRLCDEKGIMVYQEFPLCWGPPDSPHTDLGVIDRQVTGAVKRLRNHPSLVMWGGGNENGPHGGADEGLFLTGRRCRGFDPSRPFHRTDPWGGSVHNWNVYHGGEPLAEATLAMPSVFYGEFGIPSMPDRSSCLRFIPEEELASYPPTEDSRGWKAHFHQFGLKDIIKVMRYGAYGPIRSWDDYIRYSQTAQGDSIRFTADMQRAQTGGACTGFWYYKFTDLFPGHSWGIVDFYGSPKLSYYRAKQSCRPENALLTFAKTDGWKAGERFAADLYAVSDTLAGLAECSVTVTLYNSQLTAMETYRHMGLRLKPGTALHIGSLSMELPSEEQIRPFIAAVTLRAENGSLLSDQWYFFNAQSKPEELLAFERSHLQDGNEYPGEEAQRAFELYANLKSAPLLTLPPAVLEWEAERTADGGAFRIRNTGTVPAVRVTIGGFPEEWSCFLEDNDFGLQPGEERRVPYTAGADISLEGVTLSAWNAAAVPPASVEGIARNER; this is translated from the coding sequence ATGGCCGACATTTCCTGTTACCGCCCTATAGCTGGCGTTCGATATCTCGATGAAATCCAAGATGAAGTCTATGCCCGGTCTTCCCTTCACGGCGATTCGCTGATTGAAGCGGAGAGCCGGATGCCTGTAAGATCAGTTGCCGCCTGCCGGGCGGATGAATATCCGGCGGGTGAAGCAGCTTCAGCCGGGACTCTCTCGCTTTCGGGGACATGGCGGATGAAGGGCGGTGCCCCCGCCGATCCGGGCGATCCGCCGCCCAATACCGGCTGGTTCGGCCGCAAGGCCACAGCCGCTGAAGGGATGGAGGAGGGCTGGTATAAGCCCGGCTGCGACCGCAGCGGCTGGCATGAGGTTCAGGTACCGGTAACAGTACAGAAAGCGCTGCTTGAGCTGGGTCTGATGAAGGACCCCTTCTGGAATGCTAATATACTCGACGAACTAGAGGAGCACGGGCAGCCGCCGGAAACGCCGGTATGGTTCCGCCGTACGCCCGCCGAGACAAGGGACTGGTGGTTCGCCAGATCGTTTGAGCTGCCCAAGGAGTGGCAGGGCCTCCGGCTGACGCTTTCGTTTGCAGGCATCGACTATTCCGCCACCGTGTTTGTAAACGGAGTATCGCTTGGCCATCACAAGGGGATGTTCGGCGGGCCTGAGCTGGATATTACCGGGCTGGCCCTGTTCGGCGCTCCGAACGAGGTTGTGGTCCGCGTCGATCAGGCGCCGCAGTCCTGGAACGGCCTGCTGAAGGGCAGCCCTGGCTTCGGCTGGCATTACGGTCACCTGATCTCGATGGGCATCTGGAGAGAGGTGCTCGTGCGGGCTGAAGCGGAGCTGAAGATAGCCGATCCGTTCGTGTCTACAGTCTCCATAAGCCCGGATGAGGCGGTGCTGTCCGTGGAGTACTCGGTGGTCAGCAGTCAAGCGGAGCCGGTTCCGGTTACTGTGCAGGGAATCATCCGCAGACAAGGAAGCCCGTCTGTAAACGGCAGCGTACCGGGGCTGGATGGCAAGAGCGGTGAGCACTGCTTCTCGAATGAGGTTATGGTTTCATACGGCGTAAACCGTCTCCGGACGGAGGTCCGCCTTGCTCGTCCGTCTCTTTGGTGGCCGTCGGGTTACGGCGAACAGGCGTTGTACCGGCTGGAGTTGAGCCCGGCTGCCGATGGCGCGGGCACCGTATCGGAGGCTTATACTGTCTTCGGCATTCGGACAATCGAAATGCTTCCGGCCGCTGCAAGCGAGCCCGAAGCGCACTACCGCTGGCAGTTCGTCATTAACGGGGTGCCGATGTTTATCAAGGGGGCGAACTGGTGCTGGCCGGACCCGCTGCTGGAGCAGCGCGGGGAGCTGTATGAACGGCTGCTGGAGCTGGCGCGCAGAGGACATTTGGGCATGCTGCGGGCCTGGGGCGGAGGACTTGTCGAAGGCGGCATGTTCTACCGGCTGTGCGATGAGAAAGGCATTATGGTCTATCAGGAGTTTCCGCTCTGCTGGGGTCCCCCGGATTCGCCGCATACGGACCTCGGCGTCATCGACCGCCAGGTGACCGGCGCGGTGAAGCGGCTGCGCAATCATCCCTCGCTTGTCATGTGGGGCGGCGGCAACGAGAACGGCCCTCACGGCGGTGCGGATGAAGGACTGTTCCTGACGGGCAGACGCTGCCGCGGCTTCGATCCGTCCCGACCGTTCCACCGGACCGATCCCTGGGGCGGAAGTGTGCATAACTGGAATGTGTATCACGGCGGGGAACCGCTGGCTGAGGCGACGCTGGCGATGCCATCCGTATTCTACGGGGAGTTCGGCATACCCAGTATGCCTGACAGGTCCAGCTGCCTACGTTTCATCCCTGAGGAGGAGCTGGCCTCGTATCCCCCTACGGAGGATAGCCGGGGCTGGAAGGCCCATTTTCACCAGTTCGGGCTGAAAGATATCATCAAAGTCATGCGCTATGGCGCATACGGGCCGATCAGGAGCTGGGACGATTATATCCGGTATTCCCAGACGGCGCAGGGAGATTCCATCCGCTTTACGGCGGATATGCAGCGGGCGCAGACCGGCGGAGCGTGCACCGGCTTCTGGTATTACAAATTCACTGACCTGTTCCCGGGCCATTCCTGGGGGATCGTCGATTTCTACGGGTCGCCCAAGCTGTCCTATTACCGGGCCAAACAGTCCTGCCGGCCGGAGAACGCCTTGTTGACCTTCGCCAAAACGGACGGCTGGAAGGCAGGTGAGCGGTTTGCAGCCGATCTGTACGCGGTCAGCGATACGCTGGCCGGGTTAGCGGAATGTTCCGTCACAGTCACCTTGTATAACAGCCAATTAACTGCAATGGAAACATACCGCCATATGGGCCTTAGGCTGAAGCCGGGAACCGCCCTGCACATTGGCAGCCTCTCTATGGAGCTGCCGTCCGAAGAACAGATCCGTCCCTTTATTGCGGCTGTGACGCTCCGTGCAGAGAACGGCAGCCTGCTGTCCGATCAATGGTATTTCTTTAACGCCCAGTCCAAGCCGGAGGAACTGCTTGCATTCGAACGCAGCCATCTTCAGGACGGCAACGAATACCCGGGTGAAGAAGCGCAGCGTGCGTTTGAACTGTATGCCAATCTAAAGTCCGCGCCGCTGCTGACTTTACCGCCCGCTGTGCTGGAATGGGAAGCAGAGCGAACCGCAGACGGAGGAGCTTTTAGGATACGCAACACCGGCACTGTTCCGGCTGTCAGGGTGACAATCGGCGGCTTCCCGGAAGAATGGAGCTGCTTCCTCGAAGATAACGATTTCGGTCTGCAGCCGGGAGAGGAGCGGCGGGTTCCGTATACTGCCGGAGCGGATATCTCTCTGGAGGGTGTAACGCTAAGTGCATGGAACGCTGCGGCGGTCCCGCCCGCTTCAGTAGAAGGCATAGCGCGGAATGAACGATAG